From a single Porites lutea chromosome 10, jaPorLute2.1, whole genome shotgun sequence genomic region:
- the LOC140949928 gene encoding golgin-45-like — MAQLLEPLPLEMERFSLQRREKDGEHTLVDYSKVPRSSGDGMEYSSSNSSDGSISEGSDDSELSQRKITSLPTTTKSQMFGNKVVCSSTGRKSMAQPKNYQEKQRNTNTQDILNHQIQSGHGYSPTSVLRTENKYYAENDEHPKPKAIYPQNSTNILLQGAELPRLDHQLGISLKGNDQVPSLAMPVADLSYKELAVKTIVVEHAAEFVDSQKVINDLEEQNSKLVEEKTKLSVQLGVQTKVNGEIKRLLVASVGEDIGQRLEDLVNRNVQQTVELKHWKKMCEEYSEESDRLEIECDVWRTKFLASRMMSDELSSWKVALYARYRQAQSALQRLLDERAQLQKYLIDTKRCIQSLYSMLKSTGGILHGSFPSLSSANEQNIVEIASLNNSLAEETLDLAQNVLPALSLSETSLMLTHESVENTEKLKMGPTSAEKLALQVLSDDVDLQAEQQQLSGVMKRMSQQYIGHDYQSRFATKNFRVTYDCCERCTGALQVV, encoded by the exons atggcacAGCTTTTGGAGCCACTTCCATTGGAGATGGAGAG aTTCTCTCTACAAAGACGTGAAAAGGATGGCGAGCATACGTTAG TGGATTACAGTAAAGTACCACGTTCAAGTGGAGATGGCATGGAGTATTCTTCTAGTAATTCCAGTGATGGAAGTATCTCTGAGGGGAGTGATGATAGTGAACTGTCGCAAAGAAAAATTACATCTTTACCAACAACTACAAAAAGCCAAATGTTTGGAAACAAAGTAGTTTGTTCCTCAACTGGGAGAAAAAGCATGGCACAACCAAAGAACTATCAAGAAAAACAGAGGAATACAAATACTCAGGACATACTTAACCACCAGATTCAAAGTGGACATGGTTACTCACCAACATCTGTCTTAAgaactgaaaataaatattatgcAGAAAATGATGAACACCCCAAACCTAAGGCAATTTAtccacaaaactcaacaaataTTTTACTGCAAGGTGCTGAGTTACCGAGATTAGACCATCAGTTGGGAATATCATTAAAAGGAAATGATCAAGTTCCATCTTTAGCTATGCCAGTCGCAGATCTCAGCTATAAAGAGCTTGCTGTGAAGACTATTGTGGTAGAACACGCAGCAGAGTTTGTGGATAGTCAGAAAGTTATTAATGACCTTGAGGAACAAAACTCTAAGTTGGTTGAGgagaaaacaaagctttctgtGCAGCTTGGTGTCCAGACTAAG GTAAATGGAGAGATAAAGAGGTTACTAGTAGCATCAGTTGGAGAAGATATTGGGCAAAG GTTGGAAGACTTGGTCAATAGAAATGTCCAGCAAACTGTTGAACTTAAACACTGGAAAAAAATGTGTGAAGAATACTCTGAGGAGTCAGACAGGCTTGAGATTGAATGTGATGTATGGAGGACAAAATTTCTTGCAAGCAG AATGATGTCTGATGAACTGTCAAGTTGGAAGGTAGCACTCTATGCCAGATACCGACAAGCACAGAGTGCTTTGCAGAGATTGCTAGATGAGAGAGCTCAGCTGCAGAAGTACTTGATTGATACCAAGAG GTGTATTCAGTCCTTATATTCAATGCTGAAAAGCACAGGTGGTATTCTTCACGGATCCTTTCCTTCATTGTCCTCCGCAAATGAACAGAACATTGTAGAAATAGCTTCATTAAACAACTCCTTGGCTGAAGAAACTTTAGATCTTGCTCAGAATGTTTTGCCAGCGTTGTCACTCTCAGAGACATCACTTATGTTAACTCATGAGTCAGTGGAGAACACAGAAAAACTCAAGATGGGACCAACTTCTGCTGAAAAACTAGCTTTACAG GTCTTATCAGATGACGTGGATCTTCAAGCCGAACAACAGCAACTCAGTGGTGTTATGAAAAGAATGTCGCAGCAGTACATTGGTCATGATTATCAAAGCCGGTTTGCTACCAAGAACTTCAGAGTAACTTATGACTGCTGTGAGAGGTGTACGGGAGCTCTTCAAGTGGTGTAg